A single genomic interval of Helicoverpa zea isolate HzStark_Cry1AcR chromosome 19, ilHelZeax1.1, whole genome shotgun sequence harbors:
- the LOC124639526 gene encoding mevalonate kinase, whose product MLNGIDNLYTVSVSAPGKVILHGEHSVVYGKTAVAVSLGLRSSIVIKEVNYHVEPTIRIHLPCVGLEETLLLEPTVKSLFHPKLAPGITGKFSWRLPDKLDHDNHLRRVDEFLHIIKPNFDALQNNQKNSLRSFLYVFSGIFGSTNLPVRSMDISLGSELTIGAGTGSSASFAVCLAGALIQLLKLKSSTSFDAFYDQTSEDFSMNEREIISEWAYNCERIMHGSPSGIDNATCTFGSLVSFKKGSKPRHLDIKMDLRVLLVDSRVSRETRALVVKVAALRQRNTAAVDHILDACDHVAHTATQVLEKLSSGKCEIDSEAEYQHLAELWDMNHCLLSALGVSHPALEAIRSAARAKGLACKLTGAGGGGYAMVLIPPTTPRSIVDSLCGQLLENGFRVKETRLGGPGVSIEM is encoded by the exons atgttgaacGGAATAGATAACTTGTACACAGTAAGTGTGTCGGCTCCCGGGAAAGTGATTCTTCATGGGGAGCATTCGGTTGTGTACGGGAAGACTGCGGTGGCTGTCAGTCTTGGACTCAGGAGCTCTATTGTTATTAAG GAAGTAAATTATCACGTGGAGCCAACGATACGGATACATTTGCCATGCGTCGGATTAGAAGAAACATTACTTTTAGAACCTACAGTTAAGAGCTTATTCCACCCGAAGCTAGCTCCAGGGATTACAGGCAAATTCTCTTGGAGATTACCTGATAAGCTAGACCATGACAACCATTTGCGAAGGGTCGACGAGTTCCTACACATCATTAAACCTAACTTTGATGCCTTGCAAAATAACCAGAAGAATTCCTTACGCAGTTTCCTATACGTGTTTTCTGGAATATTTGGGAGCACAAACCTTCCTGTCCGATCAATGGACATTTCCTTAGGATCTGAGTTGACGATTGGAGCTGGTACTGGCAGTTCAGCTTCATTCGCCGTGTGTTTAGCAGGAGCGTTAATCCAGCTCCTCAAATTGAAGAGTTCGACATCGTTCGACGCTTTCTATGATCAGACGAGTGAAGACTTTAGTATGAATGAGAGAGAAATCATATCGGAATGGGCGTATAATTGTGAGAGGATAATGCACGGATCTCCATCAG GTATAGACAACGCAACTTGCACCTTCGGTTCGCTGGTTTCCTTCAAGAAAGGCAGTAAGCCCCGGCATTTAGACATCAAGATGGACCTTCGGGTTCTCCTAGTGGACTCCCGCGTGTCCCGGGAGACTCGCGCCCTGGTCGTGAAGGTGGCAGCATTGAGGCAAAGGAACACAGCTGCCGTTGATCATATCCTAGACGCTTGTGATCATGTCGCTCACACAGCCACGCAG GTTTTGGAAAAACTCTCCAGTGGCAAGTGTGAGATTGATAGTGAAGCGGAGTACCAGCATTTAGCA GAGCTGTGGGACATGAACCACTGTCTGCTCTCGGCGCTGGGCGTGTCGCACCCCGCACTAGAAGCTATTCGCAGCGCCGCCCGCGCCAAGGGGCTAGCTTGTAAACTTACGGGCGCCGGTGGTGGGGG TTACGCCATGGTGTTAATCCCGCCGACGACGCCGCGGTCCATAGTAGACTCTCTATGCGGGCAGCTGCTCGAAAACGGGTTCCGAGTGAAGGAGACACGACTGGGCGGCCCCGGCGTCTCCATCGAGATGTGA
- the LOC124639506 gene encoding two pore channel protein 1-like isoform X1 yields the protein MASLRSPSTPSDGYKRFSDDFANTSINNYGSNVTNTRTGTDGAGDSGTLDMGSRSSLHTGLNMSEDEHWEMNYHEAAIYLEEGLNNEKFDSHPSSPEELPAYLRVHNPWYHGLDLLASLVLILLAFTEDPAVPTFELPVWAHGTIELLALTIIGVELHLKLKWIGWGTILKHKRTMIKGITLLIMLLEAVVVLCRQSSHFRVTRALRPIFLVDTRHCGGVRRFIRQILQSLPPIIDMLGLLMFFVATYSLLGYYLFSEHVDNGHFQTISDSFVSMFVLLTTANFPDVMMPSYAKSKWYAVFFILYIITVLYVLMNLMLAVVYETFTRIEREKCRALLLHRRRAARHAFRLLVSRRAPHAVRLRHFAGLMRHYAPHYSGLDVYLMFKQLNQSSSGGLSRAEFANLYEVFALRWAGQQSRAPWYSQSPLEPLGRAAAAAVRWPYFEYLIYALIIGNGVAMVLRVCEAAGDLQDSARLLCASWDTWLFLTLFLLEAALRMMASGLAVYLESGWNVFDLSVTLLALMGAVLLSIAPKLFIVVIFRPLRLMRLYKLKKRYRDVFGTLVLLSPLMSSAGCVMLVMYYFFAIIGMELFAGYDLRNCCVNTTVEDFYKYSLNGSTALGYYYLNNFENIVTSGVTLFELTVVNNWFILMNAYATVAGQFSRIYFMVFYLFTMVVLTIVVASVLEAFRFRIQYKRSTTKRDEEKLLHEEVHTSWEEAQRLGANGDLADELRPNLPPGVEVTFIGSRPRTKEVLQRRMYQTDIQKWLAEEDENEGVPPSTTITSSEDPLAPPLIHQPDSENNHQMRTGYQL from the exons ATACGCGGACTGGCACAGATGGCGCCGGAGACTCAGGGACCCTGGACATGGGCAGCCGGTCCTCACTCCATACCGGCCTTAACATGTCAGAAGACGAGCATTGGGAGATGAACTACCATGAGGCTGCCATTTATCTAGAG GAAGGTTTAAACAATGAAAAATTCGACTCGCACCCGTCGAGTCCGGAAGAGTTGCCGGCGTACCTGAGAGTCCACAACCCCTGGTATCATGGACTGGACCTACTGGCTTCCTTAGTGCTTATACTCCTAGCTTTTACTGAAGATCCCGCTGTGCCTACTTTTGAG TTACCAGTATGGGCGCACGGCACGATAGAGCTATTAGCGTTGACAATAATTGGCGTGGAACTGCATCTGAAGCTCAAGTGGATCGGCTGGGGGACCATACTCAAACACAAGAGGACTATGATTAAG GGAATAACATTACTAATAATGTTGCTGGAAGCAGTGGTGGTGCTCTGCCGACAATCCTCCCACTTCCGAGTGACGAGGGCGCTGCGCCCCATCTTCTTGGTGGACACCAGGCATTGCGGCGGAGTCAGGAGGTTCATCAGACAGATCCTGCAGTCATTACCACCGATTATTGATATGTTAG GGTTACTCATGTTCTTCGTGGCAACATACTCTCTGCTGGGCTACTATCTGTTCTCGGAACACGTTGACAACGGACATTTTCAGACAATAAGCGATTCTTTCGTTAgcatgtttgttttattgacgACTGCCAA TTTCCCCGACGTCATGATGCCATCGTACGCCAAATCTAAATGGTATGCAGTGTTCTTTATACTGTACATCATCACAGTCCTCTACGTGCTTATGAATTTG ATGTTAGCCGTAGTATACGAGACGTTCACCCGCATCGAGCGCGAGAAGTGCCGCGCGCTGCTGCTGcaccgccgccgcgccgcccgccacgCCTTCCGCCTGCTCGTGTCGAGGCGGGCGCCGCATGCCGTCAGGCTCAGGCACTTCGCCGGCCTCATGAGGCATTATGCGCCGCATTATA GTGGTCTAGACGTGTACCTGATGTTCAAGCAGCTGAACCAGTCCTCATCGGGAGGCCTCTCCCGGGCGGAGTTCGCGAACCTGTACGAGGTGTTCGCGCTGCGCTGGGCGGGGCAGCAGTCGCGGGCGCCGTGGTACTCGCAGTCGCCGCTGGAGCCGCTCGGCAGGGCGGCCGCGGCTGCGGTCAGGTGGCCTTACTTCGAGTATTTGATTT ATGCACTTATAATTGGTAACGGAGTAGCGATGGTGCTCCGAGTATGTGAGGCGGCGGGAGACCTGCAGGACAGTGCTCGACTTCTCTGCGCATCCTGGGACACCTGGTTGTTCCTGACAT tGTTCCTCCTAGAAGCAGCCctgcgcatgatggcgtccggGCTGGCGGTGTACCTGGAGAGCGGGTGGAACGTGTTCGACCTGAGCGTGACGCTGCTGGCGCTGATGGGCGCCGTACTGCTCAGTATCGCGCCCAAGCTGTTCATTGTCGTTATATTTAGGCCTTTGAG GTTAATGCGTCTGTACAAACTGAAGAAGCGTTACCGTGACGTGTTCGGCACGCTGGTGCTGCTGTCTCCGCTGATGTCCTCAGCCGGCTGCGTCATGCTGGTCATGTACTACTTCTTCGCCATTATCGGCATGGAGCTTTTCGCTGGTTATGATCTTAGGAACTGCTGTGT CAACACGACAGTAGAGGACTTCTACAAGTATTCCCTGAACGGTTCGACGGCGCTCGGCTACTATTACttgaacaacttcgagaacatCGTGACGAGCGGCGTGACACTGTTCGAGCTGACCGTCGTCAACAACTGGTTCATTCTCATGAACGCGTACGCCACGGTAGCCGGACAGTTCAGCAGGATTTATTTTATG GTATTTTACCTATTCACGATGGTGGTACTGACTATCGTGGTAGCGAGCGTGCTGGAGGCCTTCAGATTCAGGATACAGTACAAACGCAGCACCACTAAAAGAGACG aGGAGAAACTTCTGCATGAAGAGGTGCACACAAGTTGGGAGGAGGCACAGAGGTTGGGAGCCAATGGGGACCTGGCTGATGAGCTCAGGCCCAACCTACCACCTGGG GTGGAAGTAACATTTATCGGGTCTCGTCCGCGTACGAAGGAGGTGCTGCAAAGGAGAATGTACCAGACTGACATACAGAAGTGGCTTGCAGAAGAAGACGAGAATGAAG GAGTACCACCTTCAACAACAATTACATCAAGCGAGGACCCCCTCGCTCCTCCCCTCATCCACCAGCCCGACAGCGAGAACAACCACCAGATGCGAACCGGCTACCAGTTGTAG
- the LOC124639506 gene encoding two pore calcium channel protein 1-like isoform X2, whose amino-acid sequence MSKTVLNLTDTVYFGIRDQWYKLKSYTRTGTDGAGDSGTLDMGSRSSLHTGLNMSEDEHWEMNYHEAAIYLEEGLNNEKFDSHPSSPEELPAYLRVHNPWYHGLDLLASLVLILLAFTEDPAVPTFELPVWAHGTIELLALTIIGVELHLKLKWIGWGTILKHKRTMIKGITLLIMLLEAVVVLCRQSSHFRVTRALRPIFLVDTRHCGGVRRFIRQILQSLPPIIDMLGLLMFFVATYSLLGYYLFSEHVDNGHFQTISDSFVSMFVLLTTANFPDVMMPSYAKSKWYAVFFILYIITVLYVLMNLMLAVVYETFTRIEREKCRALLLHRRRAARHAFRLLVSRRAPHAVRLRHFAGLMRHYAPHYSGLDVYLMFKQLNQSSSGGLSRAEFANLYEVFALRWAGQQSRAPWYSQSPLEPLGRAAAAAVRWPYFEYLIYALIIGNGVAMVLRVCEAAGDLQDSARLLCASWDTWLFLTLFLLEAALRMMASGLAVYLESGWNVFDLSVTLLALMGAVLLSIAPKLFIVVIFRPLRLMRLYKLKKRYRDVFGTLVLLSPLMSSAGCVMLVMYYFFAIIGMELFAGYDLRNCCVNTTVEDFYKYSLNGSTALGYYYLNNFENIVTSGVTLFELTVVNNWFILMNAYATVAGQFSRIYFMVFYLFTMVVLTIVVASVLEAFRFRIQYKRSTTKRDEEKLLHEEVHTSWEEAQRLGANGDLADELRPNLPPGVEVTFIGSRPRTKEVLQRRMYQTDIQKWLAEEDENEGVPPSTTITSSEDPLAPPLIHQPDSENNHQMRTGYQL is encoded by the exons ATACGCGGACTGGCACAGATGGCGCCGGAGACTCAGGGACCCTGGACATGGGCAGCCGGTCCTCACTCCATACCGGCCTTAACATGTCAGAAGACGAGCATTGGGAGATGAACTACCATGAGGCTGCCATTTATCTAGAG GAAGGTTTAAACAATGAAAAATTCGACTCGCACCCGTCGAGTCCGGAAGAGTTGCCGGCGTACCTGAGAGTCCACAACCCCTGGTATCATGGACTGGACCTACTGGCTTCCTTAGTGCTTATACTCCTAGCTTTTACTGAAGATCCCGCTGTGCCTACTTTTGAG TTACCAGTATGGGCGCACGGCACGATAGAGCTATTAGCGTTGACAATAATTGGCGTGGAACTGCATCTGAAGCTCAAGTGGATCGGCTGGGGGACCATACTCAAACACAAGAGGACTATGATTAAG GGAATAACATTACTAATAATGTTGCTGGAAGCAGTGGTGGTGCTCTGCCGACAATCCTCCCACTTCCGAGTGACGAGGGCGCTGCGCCCCATCTTCTTGGTGGACACCAGGCATTGCGGCGGAGTCAGGAGGTTCATCAGACAGATCCTGCAGTCATTACCACCGATTATTGATATGTTAG GGTTACTCATGTTCTTCGTGGCAACATACTCTCTGCTGGGCTACTATCTGTTCTCGGAACACGTTGACAACGGACATTTTCAGACAATAAGCGATTCTTTCGTTAgcatgtttgttttattgacgACTGCCAA TTTCCCCGACGTCATGATGCCATCGTACGCCAAATCTAAATGGTATGCAGTGTTCTTTATACTGTACATCATCACAGTCCTCTACGTGCTTATGAATTTG ATGTTAGCCGTAGTATACGAGACGTTCACCCGCATCGAGCGCGAGAAGTGCCGCGCGCTGCTGCTGcaccgccgccgcgccgcccgccacgCCTTCCGCCTGCTCGTGTCGAGGCGGGCGCCGCATGCCGTCAGGCTCAGGCACTTCGCCGGCCTCATGAGGCATTATGCGCCGCATTATA GTGGTCTAGACGTGTACCTGATGTTCAAGCAGCTGAACCAGTCCTCATCGGGAGGCCTCTCCCGGGCGGAGTTCGCGAACCTGTACGAGGTGTTCGCGCTGCGCTGGGCGGGGCAGCAGTCGCGGGCGCCGTGGTACTCGCAGTCGCCGCTGGAGCCGCTCGGCAGGGCGGCCGCGGCTGCGGTCAGGTGGCCTTACTTCGAGTATTTGATTT ATGCACTTATAATTGGTAACGGAGTAGCGATGGTGCTCCGAGTATGTGAGGCGGCGGGAGACCTGCAGGACAGTGCTCGACTTCTCTGCGCATCCTGGGACACCTGGTTGTTCCTGACAT tGTTCCTCCTAGAAGCAGCCctgcgcatgatggcgtccggGCTGGCGGTGTACCTGGAGAGCGGGTGGAACGTGTTCGACCTGAGCGTGACGCTGCTGGCGCTGATGGGCGCCGTACTGCTCAGTATCGCGCCCAAGCTGTTCATTGTCGTTATATTTAGGCCTTTGAG GTTAATGCGTCTGTACAAACTGAAGAAGCGTTACCGTGACGTGTTCGGCACGCTGGTGCTGCTGTCTCCGCTGATGTCCTCAGCCGGCTGCGTCATGCTGGTCATGTACTACTTCTTCGCCATTATCGGCATGGAGCTTTTCGCTGGTTATGATCTTAGGAACTGCTGTGT CAACACGACAGTAGAGGACTTCTACAAGTATTCCCTGAACGGTTCGACGGCGCTCGGCTACTATTACttgaacaacttcgagaacatCGTGACGAGCGGCGTGACACTGTTCGAGCTGACCGTCGTCAACAACTGGTTCATTCTCATGAACGCGTACGCCACGGTAGCCGGACAGTTCAGCAGGATTTATTTTATG GTATTTTACCTATTCACGATGGTGGTACTGACTATCGTGGTAGCGAGCGTGCTGGAGGCCTTCAGATTCAGGATACAGTACAAACGCAGCACCACTAAAAGAGACG aGGAGAAACTTCTGCATGAAGAGGTGCACACAAGTTGGGAGGAGGCACAGAGGTTGGGAGCCAATGGGGACCTGGCTGATGAGCTCAGGCCCAACCTACCACCTGGG GTGGAAGTAACATTTATCGGGTCTCGTCCGCGTACGAAGGAGGTGCTGCAAAGGAGAATGTACCAGACTGACATACAGAAGTGGCTTGCAGAAGAAGACGAGAATGAAG GAGTACCACCTTCAACAACAATTACATCAAGCGAGGACCCCCTCGCTCCTCCCCTCATCCACCAGCCCGACAGCGAGAACAACCACCAGATGCGAACCGGCTACCAGTTGTAG